The sequence below is a genomic window from Oreochromis aureus strain Israel breed Guangdong linkage group 12, ZZ_aureus, whole genome shotgun sequence.
GTTTAGAATAAGAGAGTTACCTGCGAGCCAATTTTTGACCTCACGCATGCACTCGCAAAAGCCGTACAAAGACATAGAGGGATCATCAGTTAGCTCGAAATACATCTGTATGTCGTCGGCATAACAATGATGTGCGATGTTATACTTCTCAAAGATTGCGCCTAAGGGAAGCATATACAGTGAAAAGAGCAGGGGGCCAAGGACAGATCCTTGAGGCACGCCACAGGAGACAGGTGCCGCAGAGGAGAAATAAGGGCCAAAATTGATCGAGAAGGACCTATTAGAGAGGTATGACTTAAACTAATCTAGGGCGGCACCTCCAATGCCAACTGTGTGTTCAAGCCTCGCTAATAGGATGTTATGATCTACCATATCAAAGGCCGAGGATAGATCTAGTAGGACCAAGACTGAAGAGCGTCCAGAGTCAGCAATCAGAAGGAGATCATTGAGGACTCTGAGCAAGGCCGTTTCAGTACTATAACAGGGTTTGTAAGCAGACTGAAATTTATCATAAATGGCATTCGTATCCAAATACGGCTGGAGTTGTGAAAGAACGATCCTCTCCAGTATTTTAGACAGGAATGGAAGCTTAGAGATCGGCCTATAGTTCCCAAGATCTTTATGATCAAGGTTCCTTTTTTTAAGAACGGGCTGGACAACAGCGTGTTTGAAGGCTAAAGGAACAGAGCCTGCAAGTAGCGATATATTCATTAGAGATAGGATGCTGGGTCTAATTACGCTGAAGCAATCCTTAACTAAACGAGATGGAAGGATATCATAAGCAGGCAAGGTGTTCTTTGATTGGTCAATAAGTCGCTTGAGAGTATGGAGTGACACCGGCTCAAACTGTTGAAATGATGATGAACAACCAGGGGTGGGAATAAAACTCGACACTGAAGGGAGTGAGGACTTAAGATGTAAAACTTTACGAATAAAATGAGTTAAAAAATTTtcacagagagaaggagagcaCGCCAGTGGCATTTCAGGACAGGGGTTAACCAATGAGTTGAAAACATTAAAGAGGGATCGGGGGTTGTGACCATGAGTAAGAATAATTTTAGATAGGAAGCCAGCTTTGGCCATTTTAGCAGCAAGTTGAAATTGCAACCGGCTGGCACGCAAGATATAAGAAACCTGGAGTCTATCTTTCTTCCATCTTCTCTCATCCCGGCGGCACACATGTCGCAAGGCACGTGTAGAATCGTTTAGCCAGCATCGGGAAAAGGATCTTGGGTGCTTcattttaacctcctaagacccgaactcttccacagcatgcatttttaatttctctttgatatttgggcatattggggcccaataaatgtaaaaacaaagaattaccagattttttttttttttttacattatttttgtttttatgaaaaatcagagccacatatgaggatattcgtttaaaattttgatagaacagtagcggtataatgtcctcgtaaatggatatcaggcccttgaaaagcaaaattgagtattttggtctaaataacccaaaatgtgatgccaggtcctaggaggttaacaGGGGCAACAGTATTGAGGATGGAGGagcatgtggaaaaaaaggTGCTAGCAAAGTCATCAATCGTGGAAGCCAGGGAACAGTCAGGAATGGAAGAGGCAAGTTTCGAAAAAGACATTGAAAAATTCTCCACAGTTCCAGAATTAATTATACGTGTAGGGCGTAGGAGAGCATCAGGGTGAAGTTCAGAAGTACATAAGTTAACATCAAAGATAACAGGAAAGTGATCAGAAATTACAACATTGCTTATATCCTTAATGCTAATGTTCAAGCCATATGAAAAAACCAGATCGAGGGTGTGGCCCCTAGCGTGGGTTGGTTGGTTAACCCACTGGGCAAGATTAAAAGAGTCCGTTAATGCAAGGAAGTCTTTGGCTAACGGATCGTCGTTACAGCAgatatgaatgttaaaatcacccataATAAGCACACagtcatatttaaaaataactgaaCCAAGAAGGTCAGCAAATTTGTGAATAAAAGTCTTATTATATTTAGGTGGCCGGTAAACCAAAACAATCAGAGAAGTTCGCGAGGCAGTCATCTCCAGAAGTTGAGGCTCGTAACTGATGTAGGAAGAACAGGGTAGCTGTCGGACTTTGTATTTACATTTAGAGAACGAGGCTAAGCCGCTGCCTCTACCGGTAAGCCTCGGAGAAAAAGGAAGCGACTCACAAGGGCGAATCCAGGTCTCCGTCAGAAAGAGAGCATCGAGGCTCGTGGTGGAGAAAAAGTCGTTTAACACAAAGGTCTTATTTACCAGCGAACTGACGTTGAAAAGAGCCATCCGTGTCCAGGGCGCAGCATCCGCACGAGTAGCACGTCGCAGGGCTCTGAGGTTGCTGTGGTTGACACCACGTCTGTACGAGGCAATCCAGGTCCGAGCAGGGAGGCATGCCGCTGGAAGGGCTGGGTAAGCTTGCTGTGAGACGGAGCAAATCCACCGGTGGCCAAGCAGTTTAGCGACGGGGCGATCATTGGAGACTGCACGGAGAGAGCGTAGCGAGTCCCCAGAGGCATATGGGTAAACCGTAGCCCGTGCTTCAAGGTAAGCTTTCATGCGCACACGGAAGCCACTCCTTTTACCGCGTCTCCTGTATCTCCTGTATCGTTTCTTATACAGATTAAAAGGGGGTAAGCAGGGAAAGCTAGTGGGGGGGTCTGGTCGTAGTGGGGCGGCAAGTCCTAAAGTCCAGTGTCGATCAAAGCGATGTGAAAAGGAGAAACGGAGGTCTAGGAGTGTTTCCGGTCGTATGTTAATAATGCACAGCCACCTGATGAGCAtaatatgaagaaaataaaaagtactATGCCAAAATCCAGAAGCTGGGATAGAGAGGGTAAAGAGCAAAGGGGCAGATGCAGGCGAGAGCGAGAGTAAAGACGGCCAGCCATAGACCGGTGTCTATGGCTGGCGCCATCTTGGGTCTGCACTGCATTATATTAATgcacgtaaggtgaactagcaaacgccgtcgtagttacatgcgactgtcttcttgtttgatagagtgataccatatatgccctatagctgcagaaaaggctaacattgttatctttttacaaaaaaaacagctaaacatgagaggttttattacaaagtttgtgttctccattctttaaacactgattcgagcaccgtttaagcaccggcaccgtttcaaaagtaccagtttggcaccggtatcggataaaacctaaacgatacccatccctaggtgGAGCCTACTTCACGTCACGGTTTGTTGAGGCTCTGACTCCTGCAGCTCTTTCCCAGTAAAGGTTCTAATGGTGGTCACACGAACAGCTGCTGTTTCCTGTCATGCTACCGTCTCCCTAACGGCTCCGCCTCTTTGCTCTTCCCGTGCGAACAGAGTCCGCCTTGTTTCTACTGCAGCAGCTTTCACTTGAAACGCTCGCGTTTACGTCATTAACACATTAAAGAAACATCAAAGAAGAATTTGTGTAGAGACATTTTATAATCGAGTCACTCGATGAGTCGCTGCAGCCCTGGTAAGTGTGTTTACGGCGCCACGCCTGGCTGGAGTGAGGCGTTACAGCAGGTAGTTACCCGGGGTCGTGCGGCAGGCCCAGCAGCGCTCTCCTGGTGTTCAGCAGTCGCTCGCTCAGGTTAGAGACCTCCTGGATCCTCTGCATCAGCTCCCCCATCACCTGGCACACAGACAGGTGTTAAAACAGACACGCCCTAACTTAAAAACAAATGCCTGGCCCCGCCCTCCTCTGGAGAACGTGTCTCACCCTAATGAGGACAGAGAAGAGTGACCTGGAGGACTGAGACAGGTGTATGTAGGGGTTGAGCAGGTACTCGTGCAGCAGAGGGTGGCTAAATGCCGACAGCCTGGAGAGAACAGCCGTCAGCTGCAGGTTCAACTCGTACGGCTGCAAACACACGACATCATCGTCATCACCTGCACACGTGAGCCAGAGGGAACCACGCAGGGcacaggtgtgtgtctgtgtacctGCTCCAGGAGGCGTCCCAGTCGGTCAAAGAGAACTTTTAGCAGGTGACCTTCGAAAAAGGAGGCGGAGTCTTTACCTGACGACagggaaagggaggggggagTGAGTGGCCAATCCCAGGACAGCGAGAGAGCCTGACATTCGGTCACCTGAGGAAGTGGGAGGAGTCAGACACAGGTATGTTTGTTTGACTGTAGGTCAGAGACCAGTGAcagctgcgtgtgtgtgtgtgtgtcttctgaCCAGTGTGTGAGCGTCGTGGACGTACGACTCGTATCCTCCTTCCTGCAGCAGCTGAGACGATCGCACCTGAACAGGAACCAAACACAggaaactacacacacacacacacacacacacacacacacacacagtaacagaggtggacacacacacacacagtaacagaggtggacacacggacacacacacacacagacacacacacacacagacacacacacacagagacacacacacacacagagacacacagacacagtcgTGTTTTGTTCCTCGGTTAACTCGTTACTCTCTGTGCGGCGCAGCCTCAGGTGCGTTACCTGTTGAGGACATCATCAGCTGTCTGGGGTCCGGATGGAGGAGGCGGAGGGGGGTGGGGACTGTCTGAGAAGGTCAGGCTGTCGGAAAAGAATGGGTCGTCCTCCGGGTCTCTGACACACAGGAAACGCATCATCAGCCGGGGACAGCAAAGACACACACCCACCCGCCTCACATGAAGCACCTACTCGCTGTCCTCGCCACTCTCCGTCTGCTGCTCCTCCTGTGCCGAGGCAGGTGGACTCAGGTAACTCCGAGTGTGCAGGAAACTCAGCAACAGCACGTCCAAGACGTCCCTGTGAGGTTTCTGGAGCAGCTCCTCCACCAGACACAGTGACACCATGCTGATCTGAGGACACACACAGCCGTTTCTATGCTTCCCGTCTCCGCACTCTAGCTAGCCGCAGGTGTCAGCTCGAGTGGGCTCTCACCTGGTCAGAGACGTGGTCGCAGCGGCGCAGCAGCGGCTGAGCGGCATCGCTCCGCAGCAGGAAGTGGACGAGCTGAtccagcagagatgaggactgGACAAGCTTGACGGTGGCACAGAGGACGGAGGTGGAGCCCAGCACCACCTGCTcacacctgaacacacacaaacacacacctgagaTCAGAGAGCAGCCCCACTTCCTGTGAGAAGGATGACGAAGGATGATGAAGGACTCACGTGTCCAACAGCTGAGGCTGAAGAAGCTCCACCAACCagagctgacaaacacacacagccaaCTTCACTGACAacacctgcagacacacacacacacacacacacacacacacacacacacacacacacacacagtgaggtgTGAGTGGAGATCAGATGATTGTGTTAGCATTAGCAATAGCTTAGCAgtagtgttagcattagcactATCATCCAGGCGTGGAAACGAGTtggttctgttcatctggacgtagcaacaaccactgatcgatgatcacacacacacacacagacacaccacaCCTGTTTATGCTAATGATCataaactgagctcacagccCGCTGTTCGTGTCAGTTATTGTGCAGATGTCCTGGTTATGAGGTTGgagacctgcagtcagctgatgaTGACCATCAGATGAACAGAAGCAGCCTTTTGGGACCATCAGCTGTACTACAGTGCCGAGgatcatgacatcatcagctCGATgcatagggatgggtatcgtttaggttttatctgataccggtgccaaactggtacttttgaaacggggCCGGTGTTTAAAGAAtagagaacacaaactttgtccaaaaacctcttatgtttttatttttagcagtctcttttctttctgcaaaatgataaccaagttagccttttctgctgATACAACACACCTCCTTTGGTTGAAActggtgcttaaacaatggaaaacacaaactttgtcctaaaacctctcatgtttagctgtttttttgtagaagataacaatgttatccttttctgcagctatagggcatatatggcatcactctatcaaacaagaagacagctgcatgtaactacgacagtgtttgctagttcaccttacgtgcattaatttaataacgtggttagcctactcaacgtaaattacacaagaacaacattaagctactcacgcagagaagaacggctgctgctgccatcatcatcctcatcatttctgctacgctgacagggctaggggccaggactctcctcttcgggttcttgggggatgttgctaactccggtcCGATAAccggcaccacacccgcagtagatgtgctcggtgtgaggtctcgcagcaagctatcaaacacggtgcatttctcagcttttaaaaaaacgctatgcgtcgccaggtgtttcatcagattcgaggtgttacctcctttgacagtatcagcttaacctcctaggacctggcgtccacatatgtggatgtcacattttgggttatttagaccaaaatactaaattttgctctacatgggcctcatatccacttacaaggactttatactgctactgttctatcaaaataatttaaattattatcctcatatgtggctcttatttttcttaaaaacaaaaataaggtaaaaaaaaaaaaaaatggca
It includes:
- the fhip2b gene encoding protein FAM160B2 isoform X2, which codes for MLDILVYEEKQQAVEDTGACMEYLLQHKLLETLCTLGKAQYPPGMSQQVLLFFSKLLSQVQKPLLQLVNVYRPVQKLICLCALPGSQTEKEEAQFLLVVCSRVKQDPHTLRYVLQLPDQPVGSTLSSDQSESSMQASSGGTDPPLPCGPIQSESSLLRALLRLTKSQSSSVCLRAHESLLLLCGLQAGSSGELLSTHTQLGELLAGRLQDLYSLLPMEDAAELQNWPHTPWSTQFSRHSADPSSQSVGHMINFFCWLDFLDHLMREAPQVLSVKLAVCVCQLWLVELLQPQLLDTCEQVVLGSTSVLCATVKLVQSSSLLDQLVHFLLRSDAAQPLLRRCDHVSDQISMVSLCLVEELLQKPHRDVLDVLLLSFLHTRSYLSPPASAQEEQQTESGEDSEDPEDDPFFSDSLTFSDSPHPPPPPPSGPQTADDVLNSFLCLVPVQVRSSQLLQEGGYESYVHDAHTLVTECQALSLSWDWPLTPPSLSLSSGKDSASFFEGHLLKVLFDRLGRLLEQPYELNLQLTAVLSRLSAFSHPLLHEYLLNPYIHLSQSSRSLFSVLIRVMGELMQRIQEVSNLSERLLNTRRALLGLPHDPGLDHLTLLKGVIVLEEFCKELAAIAFVKLPQDQD